One region of Bacterioplanoides sp. SCSIO 12839 genomic DNA includes:
- the lpxD gene encoding UDP-3-O-(3-hydroxymyristoyl)glucosamine N-acyltransferase has product MKITLGELATKLGLTLKGEAGTMITGLNTLKEAQVGEISFLANPSYQSQLAESQASAVIVAEDQAELVTSSALISANPYLSFAQASQLFNNRPAFSAGIHETAVIADTAVIADGVSVGANAVIGEHCQIASGTEIGASTVVSDHCVIGESCQLNPNVTLYHNVVLGDRVTIHSGAVIGADGFGFAPDQGKWHKICQLGGVRIGNDVEIGANTTVDRGALDDTVIEDDVIIDNLVQIAHNVRVGKGSAIAGCAGIAGSTTVGQYCTVAGGAGLAGHLNITDGVHIGPMALISKSITEKGAYGSGTAQMPMKEWRRSATRFRQLDSMAKRLQQLEKIQKGEV; this is encoded by the coding sequence TGGGTGAATTAGCGACAAAGCTGGGCCTCACTCTGAAGGGTGAAGCCGGCACAATGATAACGGGCCTGAATACGCTGAAAGAAGCACAGGTAGGTGAGATCAGTTTTCTGGCCAACCCTAGCTATCAAAGTCAGCTGGCTGAAAGTCAGGCGTCTGCTGTAATCGTTGCTGAAGATCAGGCAGAACTGGTAACCAGCAGCGCATTAATTTCGGCGAATCCGTATCTGAGTTTTGCTCAGGCAAGCCAGTTATTTAATAACCGGCCGGCATTTTCTGCGGGTATTCATGAGACTGCCGTTATCGCCGATACGGCTGTGATTGCTGACGGCGTTTCTGTTGGTGCCAATGCTGTTATTGGGGAGCATTGCCAGATTGCCAGTGGCACAGAAATTGGTGCCTCAACGGTTGTTTCTGACCATTGTGTAATTGGTGAAAGTTGTCAGCTAAACCCAAATGTCACTCTGTACCACAACGTGGTATTGGGTGATCGGGTTACGATTCACTCTGGTGCTGTTATTGGTGCTGATGGCTTTGGTTTTGCGCCTGATCAGGGCAAGTGGCATAAAATTTGTCAGCTCGGTGGCGTCAGAATTGGTAACGATGTTGAGATTGGTGCAAATACCACAGTAGATCGTGGTGCATTGGATGACACCGTGATCGAAGATGATGTGATTATTGATAATCTGGTTCAGATTGCTCACAACGTTCGTGTTGGTAAAGGCTCGGCGATTGCTGGTTGTGCCGGTATCGCTGGCAGTACAACGGTGGGGCAGTATTGCACCGTAGCCGGTGGCGCAGGTCTGGCAGGACACCTGAACATTACCGACGGTGTCCATATCGGGCCAATGGCTCTGATCAGTAAATCTATTACTGAAAAAGGGGCTTATGGCTCGGGTACGGCACAAATGCCAATGAAAGAATGGCGCCGTAGTGCGACTCGTTTCCGACAACTGGATTCCATGGCGAAACGCCTGCAACAGTTAGAAAAGATCCAGAAAGGTGAAGTTTGA